One window of the Salvia splendens isolate huo1 chromosome 1, SspV2, whole genome shotgun sequence genome contains the following:
- the LOC121757114 gene encoding uncharacterized protein LOC121757114 isoform X1, whose translation MEVELEPRVKPLVYKVKAMSRESPAQKAAHLLDTDLRNHWSTATNTKEWILLELDEPCLLSHIRIYNKSVLEWEISAGLRYKPETFVKVRPRCEAPRRDMMYPMNYTPCRFVRISCMRGNPIALFFVQLIGISVPGLEPEFQPVVNYLLPYIISHKQDAVDMHLQLLQDVTSRLARFLPHLEADLNSFAEAAEPTMRFLAMLAGPFYPILRIASERENARLAPNFSDHEASKTNMSSTALTVSSNFEPRRSRTTLSASLPISMHLVFRADAVLLLLRKAYKDLDLGNVCRTVSRILLKFMEPMLMHELSASGLASEITSSVHDETPKSDHRDPISLPDYSKLLGEEFQIPFDSWDLTCLNVLDSAAVEEGLVHVLYASTSQPSHCSKLAENTSDLWLALPLIQALLPALRPNSSSPYQIDDKFSLWKQPFVQNALSQIVATSSSAIYCPLLRACAGYLASFSPSHAKAACVLIDLCCGVLAPWTAQVIAKVDLTIELLEDLLCVIQGTHVSFSRARAALKYIVLMLSGNMDDIMAKYKEAKYQLLFLVEMLEPYLDPSLTPLKGMIAFGNVSSIFSENQEKNCATAINVIRTAVRKSAVLPSLEAEWRRVSVAPSVLLSVLDSQMQLPPDIDNRKFPSPGKVEPQSLASLPLSSHHGVISSRSNSQETTDTKVDITDITGKVDVLEDVNLLFAPPELNRMSLIHIPSSTDKNISYSNHLNVSLEVNNASLKNSVNQFRNDADQGIEFSNLLADYSQLTNYRGCELRASEFRRLALNLISQKKFTQESHDVAIDALLLAAECYINPYFMVYLKDNLSSVSNIYHGNSNNHGAADMEKFFGQKDNDLKLVADIERRRDRVVLEILIEAADLDRKYRKVASEGETLGLSVEGGEDAVNLFQQDNLSADAITLVRQNQALLCDFLIHHLQIDSHQEQHPRQEILMWCLLFLLHSATRLFCAPEFVVDVILKFAKSFNMHLTSFCYQSLEGDPQLPNLKLHEVQRCWILLQNLVIGSSGNDERSVLPVNVRNGFRFSNLVPSLVWLQKVPAFSSSPFPIVRYFGWMAVARNSKQYLDDRLFLVSDFPELTYLLSIFSDDLSVVDNIADQKNMGKQIEKLSIHPDINCEDGSKGLGCEDRWQSFHVLYPVISKYFPNLKEDFIGFGETILEAVGLQMKFLSTYMVPDLMCWFSDLCLSPFVQSKNTQALSKDKPDYYKGFVAKNAKAVVLYILETIVVEHMEAMVPEIPRVVQVFVSLCQTSYCDVSFLESILHLLKPIIAYSLNKVPTGEDSLVDESCQNFESLCFSELFKFINSTGENLGASVEKGKCQALTIYVLASVFGNLSFQRKTELLQSALLWADFASSDGTNSLLDYICAYQVLMENCRDLLIATSKVWGIIPLQVSPDSDASISFVNGCPEFSSWFLNDICYSPSPTDVSGEHQDKPVADVSQKVCQLTLEEVKTLPKEIEAIISKLSPTLEQCWRLHNKLSKKLTSTCAECLIYSRCLWLIADRVSVSSGVEDLHPSKLFDDVQDIWRTSLEGLSKKILLLQDKHCWEVASLLLDSLLGVPQHFCLDNVISDVCLAVKNFSNSAPNISWRILTDKLIQLLLARGIYKVCQNEVPLVDLFCAMLVHPEPEQRYIALKHLGRLVGKDIDGGKLILSSTIESVIATPVSPISANEQILSSLVAATWDNVALMASSDTSLLLRTNATALLINFIPFSARSKLQSFLASADNILQCLTALSQPTRYGPLTQFSLALIASVFLYCPSEDISLIPESIWRSIEALGMSKIDRYCTSLEKKACEALCSLKSDGEQAKQVLREVLSSTPPKQQLPDFLTTRDSILMVIGNLTSTKSYLDFFSKDAEQRLMELEEAQMEMEFLQKEHPLPDSTFKLKDWRQLPFMSTYSKDDLRLQQIKEGIKSIEKAKLREEIVARRQQKLLLRRARQQFLEEATLREAELIQKLDRERAEEVEKELERQQLLELERAKTRELRNNLEMEKEKQAQRDLQRELEQVESGVRPSRREFSSSSQTSRTRDRYREREASRDGGEGSLRASSRGADATTTALPGRGSFSGQLPINLQSRERTDECGSSYEENFDGSKDSGDTGSVGDPDMEGQPISFGSSQRHGSRGSKSRQIIDRKERDGRREGKWERKH comes from the exons ATGGAGGTAGAGTTGGAGCCAAGGGTGAAGCCATTGGTTTACAAAGTGAAGGCGATGTCTAGAGAATCACCTGCACAGAAGGCTGCTCACCTGCTCGATACAGACCTCCGCAACCATTGGTCGACCGCCACTAACACCAAAGAGTGGATCTTGCTTGAGCTCGAC GAACCATGTCTGCTCTCGCACATACGGATATATAATAAGTCAGTTCTGGAATGGGAAATTTCAGCTGGGTTACGTTATAAG CCAGAGACCTTTGTTAAGGTTCGTCCCCGCTGTGAAGCTCCTCGGCGTGACATGATGTACCCAATGAATTACACACCTTGCCGCTTTGTGCGGATATCTTGTATGCGTGGAAACCCAATTGCTTTGTTTTTTGTTCAG CTAATTGGGATTTCGGTTCCTGGTTTAGAGCCAGAGTTCCAACCTGTTGTTAACTACTTGTTACCATACATTATATCACACAAACAAGATGCTGTGGATATGCATCTCCAG TTGCTTCAAGACGTTACAAGCCGGTTGGCAAGGTTTCTTCCTCACCTTGAG GCTGATCTTAATAGCTTTGCAGAAGCTGCAGAACCTACTATGCGTTTTCTGGCTATGCTTGCCGGTCCATTTTATCCTATCCTTCGGATTGCAAGCGAAAG AGAGAATGCAAGGCTGGCTCCTAATTTTTCTGACCATGAAGCTTCTAAGACCAATATGTCGTCTACTGCCCTGACGGTTTCCTCAAACTTTGAG CCAAGGAGATCAAGGACTACATTGTCTGCTTCCCTACCTATATCTATGCACTTGGTTTTCCGTGCTGATGCAGTCCTTTTACTACTCAGAAAGGCTTATAAAGATTTGGACCTGGGGAATGTCTGCAGGACG GTATCAAGAATTCTTTTGAAGTTTATGGAGCCTATGCTGATGCACGAATTATCTGCTTCTGGTCTAGCTTCGGAGATTACATCTTCTGTACATGATGAGACTCCTAAATCTGATCATCGTGATCCTATTTCATTACCTGATTACTCGAAATTGTTGGGGGAGGAATTTCAAATTCCATTTGATTCTTGGGACCTCACATGCCTAAACGTGTTAGATTCTGCAGCTGTTGAAGAAGGACTAGTGCATGTTCTTTATGCTTCCACTTCCCAG CCATCACATTGTAGTAAGCTTGCTGAAAATACTTCAGATCTTTGGCTGGCATTACCACTAATTCAAGCCTTGCTTCCAG CACTTCGACCTAATTCAAGCAGTCCTTATCAGATTGATGACAAGTTCTCTCTTTGGAAACAACCATTTGTACAAAATGCACTTTCTCAG ATTGTGGCAACTTCATCTTCAGCGATCTACTGTCCTTTACTTCGGGCTTGTGCTGGCTATTTAGCATCTTTCTCACCATCACAT GCTAAAGCAGCGTGTGTTCTTATTGATCTGTGCTGTGGTGTGTTGGCACCATGGACTGCTCAAGTGATTGCAAAG GTGGACTTGACCATTGAGCTCTTGGAGGACCTTCTGTGTGTGATCCAG GGCACTCATGTTTCATTCTCCCGTGCACGTGCTGCCCTCAAGTATATTGTCCTGATGCTATCTGGAAACATGGATGATATTATGGCAAAATATAAG GAGGCTAAGTACCAGTTACTTTTCTTGGTGGAGATGCTCGAACCTTATCTGGATCCTTCCTTAACCCCCTTGAAGGGCATGATAGCCTTTGGAAATGTATCTTCCATTTTTAGTGAAAATCAAGAAAAGAATTGTGCTACTGCAATAAATGTCATTCGCACAGCGGTAAGGAAGTCTGCGGTACTTCCGTCTCTTGAGGCTGAATGGAGACGTGTATCTGTTGCTCCTAG TGTACTTCTATCAGTTTTGGATTCTCAGATGCAGTTACCTCCTGATATTGACAATCGCAAGTTCCCTTCTCCTGGGAAGGTGGAACCACAGTCATTAGCTTCTCTACCTCTTTCTTCTCATCATGGGGTAATCTCTTCTCGGTCAAATAGCCAAGAGACTACTGATACAAAGGTTGATATTACTGACATTACCGGGAAAGTGGATGTATTGGAGGATGTCAACCTTCTCTTTGCTCCACCAGAACTGAATAGAATGTCTCTCATTCATATTCCATCCAGCACagacaaaaatatttcatattctaACCATCTGAATGTAAGTTTAGAGGTCAACAACGCCAGTCTTAAAAATTCAGTCAACCAGTTTCGAAATGATGCTGACCAGGGTATTGAATTCAGTAATTTGCTGGCTGATTATTCACAACTCACAAATTATAGAGGTTGTGAGCTAAGGGCCTCTGAGTTTAGGCGTTTAGCTCTGAACTTGATCTCCCAGAAAAAGTTTACTCAGGAGAGTCATGACGTTGCCATAGATGCTTTGCTTCTTGCTGCAGAATGTTATATAAATCCCTACTTTATGGTCTATCTCAAGGACAATTTATCCAGTGTGAGCAATATCTACCATGGAAATTCTAATAATCACGGAGCAGCAGATATGGAGAAATTTTTTGGACAAAAAGATAATGATTTGAAGCTTGTTGCAGATATTGAAAGGAGAAGGGACCGAGTTGTTCTTGAAATCCTGATTGAGGCAGCTGACTTAGACAGGAAGTACCGCAAAGTGGCATCAGAGGGCGAAACTTTGGGATTGTCTGTTGAAGGGGGCGAGGATGCTGTTAATTTGTTCCAGCAGGATAATCTCTCAGCAGATGCGATTACCTTGGTTAGGCAGAATCAAGCACTACTCTGCGATTTCTTGATACACCATTTGCAGATAGACTCACATCAGGAGCAGCATCCAAGGCAGGAGATTCTAATGTGGTGCCTTCTTTTTCTGTTGCATTCTGCAACTAGATTATTCTGTGCGCCTGAGTTTGTGGTTGATGTGATATTAAAGTTTGCTAAATCCTTCAACATGCATTTGACATCCTTTTGTTACCAATCATTGGAAGGCGACCCACAGTTACCCAATTTAAAGCTGCATGAGGTGCAACGCTGCTGGATTCTTCTTCAAAACTTGGTCATTGGTTCAAGTGGCAATGATGAAAGATCTGTACTACCAGTTAATGTCAGAAATGGTTTTCGGTTCTCGAATCTTGTTCCTAGTTTGGTCTGGCTGCAGAAAGTACCGgccttttcttcttctcctttccCGATTGTTAGGTATTTTGGATGGATGGCAGTTGCGCGCAATTCCAAGCAATATCTTGATGACCGTCTCTTCCTAGTTTCTGATTTTCCAGAGTTAACATATCTTTTATCCATATTCTCGGATGACCTCTCTGTAGTTGATAACATCGCTGATCAGAAAAATATGGGCAAGCAGATTGAGAAATTGAGTATTCACCCAGATATAAATTGTGAGGATGGAAGCAAGGGTCTAGGATGTGAAGATAGATGGCAATCTTTTCATGTCTTGTATCCTGTTATCAGCAAATATTTTCCTAATTTGAAGGAAGACTTTATAGGTTTTGGTGAAACTATTTTGGAGGCAGTTGGCCTGCAAATGAAATTTCTTTCTACCTATATGGTGCCAGATCTAATGTGTTGGTTTTCTGATTTATGCTTAAGTCCCTTTGTGCAGAGTAAGAATACCCAGGCCTTATCCAAAGACAAGCCTGATTATTACAAAGGTTTTGTTGCCAAGAATGCAAAAGCTGTCGTCCTTTACATTCTTGAAACCATTGTAGTTGAGCATATGGAAGCAATGGTTCCAGAGATACCGAGAGTGGTGCAAGTGTTTGTATCCCTTTGTCAGACATCATACTGCGACGTATCGTTTCTTGAATCGATATTGCATTTGTTAAAGCCCATTATAGCATACTCCCTTAATAAGGTGCCTACCGGGGAAGATTCATTAGTAGATGAATCATGTCAGAATTTTGAATCTTTATGCTTCAGTGAGCTCTTTAAATTTATAAACTCTACTGGCGAGAATCTAGGCGCTTCTGtggaaaaaggaaaatgccAGGCACTAACAATATATGTTCTAGCTTCTGTTTTTGGTAATTTGTCCTTCCAGAGGAAAACAGAACTCTTACAGTCCGCCCTGTTATGGGCCGATTTTGCCTCATCTGATGGAACAAATTCTTTGCTTGATTATATTTGCGCATATCAGGTTCTCATGGAGAACTGCAGAGACCTACTAATTGCTACTTCTAAAGTCTGGGGTATTATTCCACTTCAAGTTTCTCCAGATTCCGATGCTAGCATTAGCTTTGTTAATGGTTGTCCTGAGTTCTCCTCCTGGTTTCTCAATGATATATGCTATTCCCCCTCTCCTACTGATGTATCTGGAGAGCATCAAGATAAACCAGTTGCTGATGTCAGTCAAAAGGTTTGTCAATTGACTTTGGAAGAAGTAAAGACATTACCAAAAGAAATAGAGGCCATTATTTCGAAACTCAGTCCGACCTTGGAACAGTGCTGGAGACTACATAATAAACTGTCCAAGAAACTGACCTCCACATGTGCTGAGTGTTTGATATACTCAAGGTGCTTATGGTTGATTGCTGATAGAGTTTCTGTCTCTTCAGGAGTAGAGGATCTCCATCCAAGCAAACTTTTTGATGATGTGCAAGATATTTGGAGGACAAGTCTTGAAGGACTATCTAAAAAGATCTTACTGCTTCAGGATAAGCATTGTTGGGAGGTTGCATCTCTGTTACTCGACTCTCTCCTGGGAGTGCCCCAGCACTTTTGTTTGGATAATGTGATAAGTGACGTATGCTTAGCGGTTAAGAATTTTTCTAATAGTGCTCCAAACATCTCTTGGAGAATATTAACTGACAAGCTGATACAATTGTTGTTAGCAAGAGGTATCTATAAGGTCTGTCAGAATGAAGTTCCACTGGTTGATCTTTTCTGTGCCATGCTTGTGCATCCTGAGCCGGAACAACGATATATTGCACTAAAACACTTGGGCAGACTTGTGGGCAAGGATATTGACGGTGGAAAGTTAATTCTATCGTCAACGATCGAGTCTGTTATAGCTACACCTGTTTCGCCCATTTCTGCTAATGAGCAGATTTTATCTTCTTTAGTTGCAGCCACATGGGACAACGTAGCCTTGATGGCATCTTCTGATACATCACTGCTCCTGAGAACAAATGCAACTGCGCTTCTTATCAACTTCATACCATTTTCTGCGAGGTCTAAACTGCAATCGTTTCTTGCATCTGCTGACAACATTCTTCAGTGTTTGACAGCTCTTTCACAACCAACACGTTATGGCCCACTTACACAATTCTCTTTGGCGCTCATAGCCAGTGTTTTTCTTTATTGTCCATCTGAAGATATTTCACTGATTCCAGAAAGTATTTGGAGAAGTATTGAAGCTCTTGGAATGTCTAAAATTG ATAGGTATTGCACCAGCCTAGAGAAAAAGGCTTGTGAAGCACTATGCAGTCTTAAAAGCGACGGGGAACAGGCTAAACAG gtcttgagggaagtgcTTTCTTCAACTCCTCCAAAGCAGCAACTTCCTGATTTTTTAACAACCCGCGATTCCATTCTTATG GTTATTGGCAATTTAACCTCTACCAAATCATACTTGGACTTCTTCTCAAAGGATGCTGAACAGAGGCTCATG GAGCTGGAAGAAGCTCAAATGGAAATGGAATTTCTGCAAAAGGAGCACCCACTACCTGATTCAACCTTCAAACTCAAAGATTGGCGCCAATTACCATTTATGTCCA CCTATTCAAAGGATGATCTTCGATTGCAACAAATTAAAGAAGGAATTAAATCTAT AGAAAAGGCAAAACTCAGGGAAGAAATAGTCGCTCGCAGGCAACAAAAGCTTCTTTTGAGGCGTGCCCGTCAACAATTTTTAGAAGAGGCAACTTTACGAGAAGCAGAACTCATTCAGAAGCTTGATAG AGAGAGAGCAGAAGAGGTAGAAAAGGAGCTCGAGCGACAGCAGTTGCTTGAACTTGAACGAGCAAAAACTAGAGAATTACGGAACAATCTTGAAATGGAGAAAGAAAAGCAGGCTCAG agaGATCTCCAGCGGGAACTTGAGCAAGTTGAATCTGGAGTCCGACCTTCTAGACGAGAATTTTCATCTTCCAGTCAAACTAG TAGAACACGGGATAGGTACCGTGAAAGAGAAGCAAGCAGGGATGGGGGCGAAGGTAGCTTAAGAGCAAGTAGTCGTGGTGCTGATGCTACCACAACAGCTCTACCTGGCAGGGGCTCATTCTCGGGACAACTTCCCATCAATCTGCAATCGCGTGAAAGAACAGATGAATGTGGCAGCAGTTATGAAGAAAATTTTGATGGAAGCAAGGATTCAGGTGATACAGGTAGTGTTGGGGATCCAGACATGGAGGGGCAGCCCATTAGTTTTGGATCTAGTCAGAGGCATGGATCCAGGGGCAGCAAATCGCGCCAGATAATTGACAGGAAAGAACGCGATGGTAGACGTGAAGGAAAATGGGAGCGAAAACACTAG